CGGATGGATTGATTGGAATATAGTGCTGAATACTCAAGGTGGTCCGAATCATGCTAAGAATTGGTGCATTGCACCAGTCATAGCAAAACCGGAAACAGATGAAGTTTATTTTACTCCGCTTTTTTATGTGATGGAGCATTTTAGCAAATATTTTAGACCGGGAGCTTATAGAATAGGTGTTTCATCAGAATTAAAAGATCTCATGATTACATCATGTAAAAATCCCGACGGTACGATTGCAATTGCTCTTCTCAATCAAAAAGAAGATCTTGTTAATTATACCATTCTCATTGGAAATAAAACTGTTTCTACAAAAATCGAGGGTAATGCTCTTCAGACATTAATCATCGAATAACTTCGATAAATAACTGTACAAACAAACGCATAAGGTATTAGGAAAAAAGAAAAAATGTTTCTCACCACTCTTTAGCTGGAGAATATAATGGACAATGATTCGCAAAAACTTACTGTAAAAGAAAAAATCGGTTATGGACTTGGGGATACGGCATCGAACTTCTATTGGCAGATGTTCATGAGTTTTATCCTGTTTTTCTATACTGATGTATTTGGTATTTCTGCTGCAGTAGCAGGAACGATGTTGCTCGTAACAAGAATCTGGGATACGGGTATTGATCCGATCATGGGCGTGATCGCTGATAGAACCAATACAAAGTGGGGAAAATTTCGACCGTATCTTCTGTGGATGGCACTGCCAATCGGTATCATTGGTGTGCTCACTTTTACAACTCCCAATCTCAGTTTGAGCGGGAAAATAATTTATGCGTATATCACAAGCACACTTATGATGGCGGCATATACGGCAATCAACACTCCTTATTCGGCGTTAATGGGAGTTCTTACACCAAATTCGTTAGAAAGAACAAGTGTCTCTTCATATAGATTTGTTCTCGCCTTTGTTGCGATATTCATTGTCCAAGGTACAACTCTTCCACTGGTACAATATTTTGGAAAAGGAAATCAGGCGACTGGATTCCAAATGACAATGGTCGTGTTTTCTATTGTAGCTGTTATATTGTTTATTGTTACGTTTTTAAATACTCGTGAAAGAGTTCATCCACCGAAAGATCAAAAATCTTCAATCAAGAGCGATCTGCGAGACCTTCTTCACAATCGGCCGTGGATAGCCCTGTTCTTCATTGGGATATTTGCCCTTTCATACAATTCTATTCGTTCTGGATCGATCATATACTATTTCAAATACTATGTAGGCAATGAAATTTTAACTTCCGCTTTTATGGTAAGTGGTACTATTGCCGCCATCGCAGGGGTTATGGTCACGAAGTATTTAACGAAGTTGCTTGGGAAACGTACTCTCTATATGATCTTGTGGTTGGTTGTCAGCATTCTCACAGTCTCATTCTATTTCATACCGAAGGAAAGCATTATACTCATTTTCGCTTCCCATATTCTCATTTCATTTATTTTGGGGCCGACAGCTCCTTTGATTTGGGCAATGTACGCCGATACCGCGGATTATTCGGAATGGAAATCGGGCAGGAGAGCGACAGGTCTGGTTTTTTCAGCCGCAACGTTTGCTCAAAAATTAGGTTGGGCTATTGGCGGTGCTTTCACCGGATGGTTATTGGCATATTTCGGCTTTATCGCAAATGTCGTGCAAACCGAAGGGGCACAAGACGGTATTCGTTTGATGATGAGTATTATTCCTGCTGTCGGTGGTTTCTTAGCGGCAGCGGCTATGTGGTTTTATGTATTAGATGAAAAAATGATGGTAAAAATTGAAGAAGATCTATCTGCCAGAAAAAAAGAATAAATATAGAGGTAAGAATAATGAAAACGAAAATGATCCTTAATTATTCTTTAGCGGCTCTAATTTGTTTTCCGGCTATTCTAGTAGGTCAAAAGAATGATGAAAAAATTGACTTGACACAACAAAAATGGTTCGGTAATGCAATCTGCTACTCCGGATACCGAGAAGGCCAGCACCCTGATTCCAGTAAATATCCCTCCCACGCACAAATTCTTGAAGATTTTAAGATTTTGGAAAAACATTGTACGCTGATTCGGACGTACGGTTCCGATCGACACAGTAGAGATATTTTGGAAGTAATTCGACGGGAGAAAATTCATCTTCACGTGATGCTGGGGGCATGGCTTAGTGCCGAGCCTGGAAATGAGGCAAGCAATGCCAAGCAAATCGCAGAGTGCATCCGCCTTGCTAACGAGTACGGGGATGTTGTTATCGCGGTGAGTGTTGGCAACGAGATTCTGGTTGATTGGTCTAATCACAAAGTGCCCGTAGCCAAAGTGATCGAGTATGTCAAACAGGTCAAATCCGCAGTTCATGTTCCCGTGACAGTAGATGATGATTTCATGTTCTGGATTAAGAATGGATCGAAGCTGGCAGATGAAGTTGATTTTGTCGCCACGCACATGTATCCCATGTGGGGAAAACATGATATCGACAGTGGATTTGCTGTCACCGTGAGATTGTACGATATGGTGAAAGCAGCTTTACCGGGAAAGCGCATCGTCATTGGCGAAGCCGGATGGGCAACCTTCACAGTTGGTAATCTGCATGCACCGAGAGCAGGAGATGAAAAAAAACAAAAGCTTTACTTCGAAGCACTCACCTCATGGGCGCAAAAGAACAAAATCACAGTATTCTTCTTTGAGGCATTTGATGAGCCATGGAAAGGTGAAGGAACAGAAGGACATTGGGGTCTATTTTCTGTTAAACGGAAAGCGAAGCTAGCAATGCAACAGTGGTATCCGGAACTTATAACAAGTGAGCCAACATCTCCAAGTTATGATGATAAGAAGTAATGGATTGTATCTCTCCTCATTCGAGTGGCTAATGAGAATGTGATGTATAGGAATTTGATATGAAGCGAAAATCTATTCTTGTTGGAAAAGCTGATCTGAAAGTTGAACAACGCAAAGTTGTAGGCGACTATGTTAACATTCAGGGAGAGCAATTTTATAAAATTGCCAACTATGATCAAATGCCCCCGTTTTTCATGAGCATTGTTAGTTCGTCG
The genomic region above belongs to Ignavibacteriales bacterium and contains:
- a CDS encoding MFS transporter, with the translated sequence MDNDSQKLTVKEKIGYGLGDTASNFYWQMFMSFILFFYTDVFGISAAVAGTMLLVTRIWDTGIDPIMGVIADRTNTKWGKFRPYLLWMALPIGIIGVLTFTTPNLSLSGKIIYAYITSTLMMAAYTAINTPYSALMGVLTPNSLERTSVSSYRFVLAFVAIFIVQGTTLPLVQYFGKGNQATGFQMTMVVFSIVAVILFIVTFLNTRERVHPPKDQKSSIKSDLRDLLHNRPWIALFFIGIFALSYNSIRSGSIIYYFKYYVGNEILTSAFMVSGTIAAIAGVMVTKYLTKLLGKRTLYMILWLVVSILTVSFYFIPKESIILIFASHILISFILGPTAPLIWAMYADTADYSEWKSGRRATGLVFSAATFAQKLGWAIGGAFTGWLLAYFGFIANVVQTEGAQDGIRLMMSIIPAVGGFLAAAAMWFYVLDEKMMVKIEEDLSARKKE